In Methylacidiphilum infernorum V4, a single window of DNA contains:
- a CDS encoding polysaccharide deacetylase family protein has product MTEKFLFVTLHDVHPLNRAKIEKQREQLLSWGVKKTGLLIIPFYHHQKSIEEDEGFRAWVGDRLSRGDEPIIHGFYHDRLGSKEKLSQLFWTRFYTQGEAEFLDIGEREALRRIGQAKKLFGQLGWPTKGFIAPGWLYEPPLLHWLRKAGFRYTAAIDRIILLENSTPSSIYSFSLCWSNRSAWRRMISRAWNSWLKSRALGKGKGHVRVAVHPEDSDYRSLWEQLERFVKNFLDRGMESETYGVLVKS; this is encoded by the coding sequence ATGACTGAAAAATTTCTTTTTGTCACTCTCCATGACGTGCATCCTCTGAATAGAGCTAAAATTGAAAAACAAAGAGAGCAGCTTTTGTCTTGGGGAGTTAAAAAGACAGGGCTGCTGATCATCCCTTTTTATCACCACCAGAAATCCATCGAGGAAGACGAGGGGTTTCGTGCATGGGTAGGCGATCGGCTGAGCCGTGGGGACGAGCCGATCATTCATGGTTTTTATCATGATCGGCTGGGCAGCAAAGAAAAGCTTTCTCAACTTTTTTGGACGCGGTTTTACACCCAAGGCGAAGCCGAGTTCCTTGATATTGGAGAAAGAGAAGCCTTAAGGCGGATTGGTCAAGCCAAGAAGCTCTTCGGGCAATTGGGATGGCCCACGAAGGGATTTATCGCTCCAGGATGGCTCTATGAGCCGCCCCTGCTCCATTGGCTTCGCAAAGCGGGATTTCGTTATACGGCAGCAATTGATCGCATTATTTTACTTGAAAACTCAACCCCTTCCTCTATTTATTCATTTTCCCTTTGCTGGTCGAATAGGTCGGCGTGGAGGAGGATGATCTCTCGGGCATGGAACAGTTGGCTGAAGAGCAGGGCGCTCGGGAAAGGAAAAGGTCATGTAAGAGTAGCCGTTCATCCCGAGGATAGTGATTATCGCTCCTTGTGGGAGCAGCTTGAGAGGTTCGTCAAGAATTTCCTGGATAGGGGAATGGAGTCGGAAACTTATGGAGTCCTGGTCAAAAGTTGA
- a CDS encoding glycosyltransferase, with the protein MENIFSQAIIIGNFFLDATALSLKIKRGKKSLGKGERERKPKTKMKICDITQFYSPCSGGVKRYLSEKQDYVRRLAKDEHFLIVPGEKNQHLSDKSVHTITIKSPRLDKTSRYRVMLNLKTLSLLIDEINPDIIEVGDPYQLAWFILRKARRLKIPVVGFYHSHFPEAYLRTFSRYGGKLAETAFRNMAKGYIISLFSKFRLTVVPSYKLCGLLKNWGLDNAVPLPLGVDTENFSPGPKDESWRKFLAIPPDAFLLLYVGRLSKEKNLVLLLETFRCLLEEEPGNNYWLLIIGDGPLRSLVLDLKKKLGRIAWIPYLDSKEDLARSYRSADLFVHPGIVETFGLVTIESQSCGCPVIGVHGTNMDEQIEGGLEYWPRKNCPRAFAEAIRNFRQTDLRELGLELSRKVRAKYGWGQVFERLWGYYLKAMGKEGRDECKEAVLEYAQKRGVDGP; encoded by the coding sequence ATGGAAAATATTTTTTCTCAAGCTATTATTATAGGGAATTTCTTCCTGGATGCGACCGCCCTTTCCCTTAAAATAAAAAGAGGGAAAAAATCCTTGGGGAAAGGGGAAAGAGAGAGGAAGCCAAAGACGAAGATGAAAATATGCGATATAACCCAGTTTTATTCTCCTTGTAGCGGTGGGGTAAAACGGTACCTCTCTGAGAAACAGGATTACGTGCGCAGGCTCGCTAAAGATGAGCATTTTTTAATCGTTCCCGGGGAAAAAAACCAACATCTGTCCGATAAGTCGGTGCACACGATAACCATCAAATCCCCTAGGCTAGATAAAACTTCCCGGTATAGAGTCATGTTGAATTTAAAAACCTTGTCTTTGCTCATCGATGAGATTAATCCGGACATTATTGAAGTCGGAGATCCTTACCAGTTGGCTTGGTTTATCTTAAGGAAAGCCAGGAGACTGAAAATCCCCGTTGTCGGCTTTTATCATAGCCATTTTCCCGAGGCTTACTTGAGGACTTTTTCCCGTTACGGGGGTAAGCTTGCGGAAACGGCGTTTAGAAACATGGCCAAGGGCTATATTATCAGCCTTTTCTCAAAGTTCCGGTTAACGGTTGTTCCCTCTTACAAGCTTTGCGGATTGCTCAAAAACTGGGGATTGGATAATGCCGTCCCTCTCCCCTTGGGGGTGGATACAGAAAATTTCAGTCCGGGACCGAAAGACGAAAGCTGGAGAAAGTTTTTAGCCATTCCCCCCGATGCTTTTTTACTTCTTTACGTGGGAAGACTTTCAAAGGAAAAAAATCTTGTTTTGCTCCTGGAGACTTTTCGATGCCTCCTGGAAGAAGAGCCTGGGAACAATTACTGGCTTCTCATCATTGGGGATGGCCCCCTCAGGAGCCTTGTATTGGATTTGAAGAAAAAACTCGGCCGAATCGCCTGGATTCCCTACCTTGATTCCAAGGAGGATCTTGCCCGCAGCTACCGGAGCGCCGACCTGTTCGTTCATCCTGGAATCGTGGAGACCTTTGGCCTGGTAACGATTGAAAGCCAATCTTGTGGATGTCCTGTCATCGGAGTACATGGGACAAACATGGACGAGCAGATAGAGGGAGGATTGGAATACTGGCCGAGGAAAAATTGCCCCCGAGCTTTTGCAGAGGCAATAAGGAATTTTCGGCAAACCGATCTTAGAGAATTGGGCCTAGAGTTATCCAGGAAAGTGAGAGCCAAGTATGGATGGGGCCAGGTTTTCGAAAGATTGTGGGGATATTACCTAAAGGCGATGGGTAAAGAAGGCCGGGATGAATGCAAGGAGGCTGTTTTAGAATATGCACAAAAACGCGGTGTCGATGGACCTTAA
- a CDS encoding outer membrane beta-barrel protein — MGVAVKTTRAVDLQQESIAELQKALEEGGIAVESRPPAIALSGYIDSSYTYNFISAHSGKTAAQTAQIPTRMDSDGIAGGGWNLNQVYLVIEKPLSEINDWQSGFRADLMVGEDAASMGMPDNIVGLSTPNSNGLALNISSFLLAQAYAQFRVPVGNGLDLKMGKFMSPFAFEVMERPANVNFSYGLIFSNLIPEILVGAEAVYPFSNSLELTLGITDGGFNTARGGFPFFGEVNNEPFSSLFLGSLRYETPRKNALVTTSVLFGPDGADPPGFGLYPGFAGEGVFRESPYNRSAPFVLGDIYGSWIPQVSKDRLLVALELTGGFYNGGVALPTDPLSSRASANWYGASFWMKYQLTALLSIAFRQDWIEGSNNEILYQHVGRTDIWSSTLTFRIDLWENMMLRAEGRMDWGKDVVGAILAPLGLPSVPVSSGPAFFAAIEAAYAFW; from the coding sequence ATGGGGGTTGCCGTCAAGACGACGAGGGCTGTAGATCTCCAACAAGAAAGCATAGCCGAACTTCAAAAGGCGCTTGAAGAAGGAGGAATTGCCGTGGAGAGTAGGCCTCCGGCTATCGCTCTTTCCGGATATATAGACAGCAGCTATACCTACAACTTCATTTCGGCTCATTCGGGCAAAACGGCAGCCCAAACCGCACAAATTCCAACGCGAATGGACAGCGATGGCATTGCCGGTGGAGGATGGAATCTCAACCAAGTTTACCTGGTGATTGAAAAACCCCTTTCGGAAATTAACGATTGGCAATCAGGATTCAGGGCCGATCTCATGGTCGGAGAAGATGCGGCTTCCATGGGCATGCCGGACAACATTGTAGGGCTCTCTACCCCCAACAGCAATGGTTTAGCCTTAAACATCTCTTCATTTCTTTTGGCGCAGGCCTATGCCCAGTTTAGGGTGCCTGTAGGCAACGGGCTGGACCTTAAAATGGGCAAATTTATGTCTCCTTTTGCTTTTGAAGTCATGGAAAGACCGGCCAATGTGAACTTTTCCTACGGGCTTATTTTTTCAAATCTCATTCCCGAGATTCTCGTGGGTGCCGAAGCGGTTTATCCTTTTTCCAACTCGCTGGAACTGACATTGGGCATTACCGATGGAGGGTTTAACACGGCCAGGGGAGGATTTCCTTTTTTTGGCGAAGTGAACAACGAGCCTTTTTCTTCCCTTTTTCTCGGTTCCTTGCGCTACGAAACACCAAGGAAAAATGCCCTTGTTACTACTTCGGTTCTTTTTGGCCCTGACGGGGCCGATCCCCCGGGCTTCGGCTTATATCCAGGTTTTGCCGGTGAGGGTGTATTCAGGGAAAGCCCGTATAACCGTTCCGCCCCCTTTGTTCTTGGGGATATCTATGGATCTTGGATTCCTCAAGTCAGCAAGGACAGGCTCCTTGTTGCCTTAGAGCTTACAGGGGGCTTCTACAACGGCGGGGTTGCCCTACCTACAGATCCTTTAAGTTCAAGGGCATCGGCCAATTGGTATGGGGCGAGTTTCTGGATGAAATACCAGCTTACAGCTCTCTTGAGCATCGCTTTTAGGCAGGATTGGATTGAAGGATCAAACAACGAAATTCTCTATCAACATGTGGGACGCACCGACATATGGAGTTCGACCCTCACGTTCCGCATCGACCTTTGGGAAAACATGATGCTCAGAGCCGAGGGAAGAATGGATTGGGGTAAAGATGTTGTGGGCGCCATTCTTGCCCCATTGGGACTCCCCTCGGTTCCCGTATCCTCCGGGCCCGCTTTTTTCGCCGCCATCGAAGCCGCCTATGCCTTTTGGTAA
- a CDS encoding NADP-dependent oxidoreductase: MKNKQIILVKKPEGMIDESHFAAVFTDVPAPKDGEVLVKNRYVSIDPYLRLLTEEPATFSRGVQVGSRMESWSVGEVLESKSDAFKPSQFVVGYLGWQEYGLSEARDLRRIDPSLAPLPAFLGVLGMPGITAYFGIFRYGKPQAGQTVLISAASGTVGMTAGQLAKMHSCRVIGIAETEEKCRYLVEELHFDRAINISQRSLIEGLKEDAPEGIDLYYDNVGGETLDNALLFLRKNSRVVICGMISQYNVKTPYALKNFERLHSARATLKGFIVADLMSQWPEALSKLERWVKEKKLKHKENIFHGLENAPKALHSIFTEAPIGKTVVEV; this comes from the coding sequence ATGAAAAACAAACAGATTATTCTTGTTAAAAAACCCGAGGGGATGATCGACGAGTCTCACTTTGCGGCTGTTTTTACCGATGTTCCTGCTCCAAAAGACGGGGAAGTGCTGGTCAAAAATCGTTACGTTTCGATCGATCCCTATTTAAGGCTTTTGACTGAAGAGCCGGCTACCTTTAGCCGGGGAGTACAAGTGGGGAGCCGGATGGAAAGTTGGTCGGTAGGTGAAGTCCTGGAATCTAAAAGTGACGCCTTTAAGCCAAGTCAATTCGTCGTCGGTTACTTGGGATGGCAAGAATACGGCCTTTCCGAGGCTAGAGATTTAAGAAGGATCGATCCTTCCCTTGCTCCCCTACCCGCTTTTCTAGGGGTGTTAGGGATGCCCGGGATAACCGCTTATTTCGGGATATTCCGTTACGGGAAACCGCAGGCTGGACAGACCGTCCTCATTTCCGCGGCTTCTGGAACGGTAGGAATGACCGCTGGACAGTTAGCCAAGATGCATAGTTGCAGGGTTATCGGCATAGCCGAAACCGAGGAAAAATGCCGCTACCTGGTTGAGGAACTGCACTTCGATCGGGCAATTAATATTTCCCAGAGGAGTCTTATCGAAGGACTCAAGGAAGACGCCCCTGAAGGAATCGATCTTTATTACGACAACGTGGGAGGAGAAACGCTCGACAACGCCCTCTTATTCCTTAGAAAAAACAGCCGGGTGGTCATTTGCGGGATGATCTCTCAATACAACGTCAAGACTCCCTATGCTCTTAAAAATTTTGAAAGACTCCATTCGGCCCGGGCAACCCTCAAGGGATTTATCGTCGCCGACCTGATGAGCCAATGGCCGGAAGCCCTAAGCAAGCTGGAGAGATGGGTAAAAGAAAAAAAACTCAAGCATAAAGAGAATATCTTCCATGGACTTGAAAACGCTCCCAAAGCCCTCCATTCCATTTTTACCGAAGCCCCCATAGGCAAAACGGTTGTTGAAGTATAA
- a CDS encoding phosphotransferase: protein MRSFFWLTPPEREAFTEALRVYLPRCRWFASKSKSITKVDVEEEFCLDHPSAAFSILLVRVYYDDGLLELYSLPLEKTSSTEVGNEERLFFDERSSLSYREATARAELGQLLFELIVKGREVQGGKGKMQGYGSPFLLSLDRNTLSRLQGQFLAADQSNSAYILGQEFFLKLYRKLEPGENPETEILSFLTERSSFSHVPAYRGKIEARIEGLSYTLGLLSSYVPSLENGWKKAQEALSRFIRAARLQPNDETGGSGFSAMAGGAYFGPDAALIGERTAGLHLALSRAQGIPSFEPQPLEKEDLYFLYEESIGIMKEKWTNAPSNPWFNAWLSRQNLSFGSLTERVRKRLEEKISALEAGCVHKIRIHGDYHLGQLLWTGSDYLVIDFEGEPNRAMARRKIKWPGLRDVAGMLRSFHYVAYSFAEGKEREGFFLKKLAELWYSKVSKNFLDAYRRMTRGSILLPTEEKNFRLLLDFFLLEKAVYEVGYELGSRPSWVGIPLSALLELIR from the coding sequence ATGCGGTCTTTTTTTTGGCTTACTCCGCCTGAGCGAGAAGCCTTCACGGAGGCTCTTCGAGTTTACCTGCCCCGTTGCCGGTGGTTTGCTTCCAAGTCTAAATCCATAACCAAAGTGGACGTCGAGGAGGAATTCTGCCTTGATCACCCCTCGGCAGCCTTCAGCATTCTTTTGGTTAGAGTCTATTATGACGATGGCCTTCTTGAACTCTATTCGTTGCCCTTGGAGAAAACAAGCTCGACCGAGGTCGGCAACGAAGAGAGGCTGTTTTTTGATGAGCGCTCTTCCTTAAGTTATAGGGAAGCTACGGCTAGGGCTGAACTGGGCCAACTGCTTTTCGAGTTGATCGTGAAAGGACGAGAAGTCCAGGGTGGAAAAGGGAAAATGCAGGGTTATGGTTCCCCTTTTCTGCTTTCTTTAGATCGAAACACTTTGAGCCGTCTCCAGGGGCAATTTTTAGCCGCCGACCAATCCAACAGCGCCTACATCTTGGGCCAGGAATTCTTTTTAAAGCTCTACCGCAAGCTTGAACCCGGAGAAAACCCCGAGACAGAAATTCTTTCTTTCCTTACGGAACGATCTTCCTTTTCCCATGTGCCTGCCTACAGGGGCAAAATCGAAGCCCGGATTGAAGGCCTATCCTACACTCTTGGTCTTCTTAGCAGCTATGTTCCTAGCCTGGAGAATGGTTGGAAAAAGGCTCAAGAAGCTTTATCTCGATTCATCCGGGCAGCCCGGTTGCAGCCAAACGATGAGACCGGCGGTTCGGGGTTCTCAGCAATGGCCGGTGGGGCTTATTTTGGCCCAGATGCTGCTTTGATTGGAGAAAGAACGGCCGGACTTCACTTGGCCTTGAGTAGAGCCCAAGGAATCCCCTCTTTCGAACCCCAACCTCTAGAGAAAGAAGATCTTTACTTTCTCTACGAAGAATCGATTGGCATCATGAAGGAAAAGTGGACAAATGCTCCTTCCAATCCCTGGTTCAATGCCTGGCTGTCGCGGCAAAATCTTTCCTTCGGTTCATTGACGGAGCGGGTAAGAAAAAGATTGGAGGAAAAAATCAGCGCGCTGGAAGCGGGATGTGTCCATAAAATCAGGATCCATGGAGATTATCACCTGGGTCAACTGTTGTGGACCGGATCAGATTACCTGGTTATCGATTTCGAGGGGGAACCTAACCGGGCTATGGCAAGAAGGAAAATCAAGTGGCCCGGGTTGCGTGACGTGGCGGGAATGCTCAGGTCTTTTCATTACGTGGCTTACTCTTTTGCGGAAGGCAAAGAAAGAGAAGGCTTTTTTTTGAAGAAGCTTGCCGAGCTGTGGTACTCAAAAGTCTCTAAAAATTTTCTTGATGCTTACAGGCGAATGACTCGGGGAAGTATTCTATTGCCGACCGAAGAAAAGAATTTCCGGCTGCTGCTGGATTTTTTCCTGCTCGAAAAGGCGGTATATGAAGTGGGCTACGAGCTGGGAAGCAGGCCTTCTTGGGTAGGAATTCCCCTCAGCGCGTTGCTCGAACTGATCCGTTAA
- a CDS encoding alpha-1,4-glucan--maltose-1-phosphate maltosyltransferase yields MKMPSFGYEVEKSFLPVDGRKRIVIERIFPSVDCSDFPLKRVIGQTMVVRAYVFADGHERISVHLAYRHIADSQWTEISMEELGNDEWEASFPLEKLGIYEVKIIGWIDHFQNWLEKLHKLAENDKDIAVELSIGIGLLEKNWAFSRSQELKDWIDRLKDERLSLHQRLQLIKNPYLEELVQKNPDRSLSVESESPLFIFVERSKAQFSSWYEFFPRSWSSVPGKHGTFKECERLLPDIAAMGFDVVYLPPIHPIGKKARKGKNNALIASPEDVGSPWAIGSAEGGHKSIHPSLGSLEDFRHFVKKAADYGIEVALDIAFQCSPDHPYLLEHPAWFKWRPDGTVQYAENPPKKYEDIVPFDFETEDWQALWEELKSIFVFWINQGVKIFRVDNPHTKPLAFWRWVIWEIKRDYPDTLFLSEAFTRPKLLYGLAKRGFSQSYTYFTWRSEASEIKAYMEELTSPPVVEFFRPNFWPNTPDILAGYLQYAPPSVFKMRHVLAATLSSNYGIYGPAFELCVNIPLEPGKEEYKDSEKYEIKTWDWNAPGNIKEFIAKVNHIRKLHPALQRTENIRFIQGDNPRLLAYVKELPGHGDPLLIVVNMSRNTEMGWIHFQPESVGLDPSKPYQLTDLLADVTYTWHGEWNFVKLDPEACPAHLFQLSQDGSFSP; encoded by the coding sequence ATGAAAATGCCTTCCTTTGGATACGAAGTCGAAAAATCTTTTCTGCCTGTTGACGGCAGAAAAAGGATAGTCATAGAGCGGATTTTCCCCTCGGTGGATTGCTCTGATTTCCCTCTAAAGCGGGTTATCGGTCAAACCATGGTTGTCCGTGCTTACGTCTTTGCTGATGGGCATGAAAGGATTTCGGTTCATCTCGCCTACAGGCATATAGCCGACAGCCAATGGACTGAAATCTCCATGGAGGAGCTCGGCAACGATGAATGGGAAGCCTCTTTTCCTTTGGAGAAGCTGGGGATATACGAGGTTAAGATCATCGGTTGGATCGATCATTTTCAAAATTGGTTGGAAAAGCTGCATAAGTTGGCTGAAAATGACAAGGATATCGCTGTAGAATTATCCATCGGGATAGGGCTGCTCGAAAAAAATTGGGCGTTTAGCCGCAGTCAGGAGTTAAAAGACTGGATTGACCGTCTCAAGGATGAACGACTTTCCCTCCATCAAAGGTTGCAGCTGATTAAAAATCCTTACTTGGAGGAACTCGTTCAAAAGAACCCGGATAGGAGTTTATCAGTTGAATCCGAATCTCCATTGTTTATCTTCGTGGAACGGTCTAAAGCCCAATTTAGCAGTTGGTATGAATTTTTCCCGAGGTCCTGGAGTTCGGTTCCCGGCAAGCATGGGACATTCAAGGAATGCGAAAGACTTCTTCCCGACATCGCCGCGATGGGTTTTGACGTGGTGTATCTGCCTCCCATCCATCCTATCGGTAAAAAGGCCAGGAAAGGCAAAAACAATGCCTTGATCGCTTCACCGGAAGATGTGGGTAGCCCTTGGGCTATTGGTTCGGCAGAGGGAGGACATAAATCCATTCATCCCAGTCTAGGCAGCCTGGAAGATTTCCGGCACTTCGTCAAAAAGGCTGCCGACTACGGTATAGAAGTAGCCCTAGACATCGCTTTTCAATGTTCTCCCGATCATCCTTACCTTCTTGAGCATCCTGCCTGGTTTAAATGGAGACCCGATGGGACCGTCCAATATGCTGAAAATCCCCCCAAGAAGTACGAAGATATTGTCCCTTTTGATTTTGAGACTGAAGATTGGCAAGCCTTATGGGAAGAACTTAAGAGCATATTCGTTTTTTGGATAAACCAGGGAGTCAAGATTTTCAGGGTAGACAATCCTCATACCAAGCCTTTAGCGTTCTGGCGCTGGGTCATATGGGAAATCAAGAGGGATTACCCCGATACTCTCTTTCTTTCTGAAGCCTTTACGCGGCCTAAGTTGCTCTATGGTTTAGCCAAGCGGGGGTTTTCTCAAAGCTATACCTATTTTACCTGGAGATCTGAAGCCTCCGAGATCAAGGCTTACATGGAAGAGTTGACCTCTCCCCCGGTAGTGGAGTTTTTTAGGCCCAATTTTTGGCCTAACACCCCGGACATCCTTGCCGGCTATCTGCAGTATGCTCCCCCCTCTGTTTTTAAAATGCGTCATGTGCTTGCGGCCACCCTCAGCTCCAATTATGGAATTTATGGCCCTGCCTTTGAACTCTGCGTCAACATTCCCCTTGAACCCGGGAAGGAAGAATACAAGGATTCTGAAAAATACGAGATTAAAACTTGGGACTGGAATGCTCCCGGCAACATAAAAGAATTCATTGCCAAGGTCAACCATATTCGGAAGCTCCATCCCGCCTTGCAGAGAACGGAAAACATCCGCTTTATTCAGGGGGATAACCCAAGGCTGCTTGCCTATGTCAAGGAACTGCCGGGACATGGAGATCCCCTCCTGATCGTGGTGAACATGAGTAGAAATACCGAGATGGGTTGGATTCATTTCCAACCTGAATCGGTTGGACTAGATCCTTCCAAGCCTTACCAGCTGACCGATCTTCTTGCGGATGTGACCTACACTTGGCATGGAGAATGGAACTTTGTGAAGCTCGATCCTGAAGCCTGTCCCGCTCACCTCTTCCAATTATCACAGGATGGTTCGTTTTCTCCCTGA
- a CDS encoding enzyme of heme biosynthesis, with translation MHFQSLIPLALFFLLPVLVGGCSGEQRAHFAKDKIEEYKQNPTKENKQEAQAALAELDASIHRLEAQVSRESGETKRSDQQRLNELKKQRSKLNTDFTKAEAETLLNNLKNFFQNPPLLENKKDNKNP, from the coding sequence GTGCACTTTCAAAGCTTGATCCCTTTAGCCCTCTTTTTCTTGCTGCCGGTCCTTGTAGGGGGATGCAGCGGAGAACAAAGAGCGCATTTTGCCAAGGATAAAATAGAAGAATACAAGCAAAACCCGACAAAAGAAAATAAGCAGGAAGCTCAAGCCGCCCTTGCCGAGCTTGATGCTTCCATACATAGGCTTGAAGCCCAAGTATCCAGGGAAAGCGGGGAAACGAAAAGATCCGACCAACAGAGACTAAACGAGCTAAAGAAACAAAGATCGAAGCTCAACACCGACTTTACGAAAGCCGAGGCGGAAACGCTCTTGAACAACTTGAAAAACTTTTTTCAAAACCCTCCCCTCTTGGAAAACAAGAAGGACAACAAAAATCCCTGA
- a CDS encoding amine dehydrogenase large subunit — protein MSLFLISKTKEKGIVIENFKTLSLPPLTPYQLFTVANHKAFFIDVQSQQVLGMIDLGYLGNIVLSPGGQFVYAVESFYSRGTRGKRTDVITLYDGKNLSVVGEIIIPPKRFLCVIKKNTQALSGEGRFLLVCNITPASSITVVDLHQRKFLREIPTPGYVLLYPYEKRRFIMIGRDGSLLVFSIDDEGHLEQRRRFPAGFSMNDPLFEHGLYLRKTNQYVFISYEGLLNFLQLEGPAVQWGKKEDISQGSGWRPCGWQLLSCDPLEKNLYILMHKAGKEGHKDSAEAVWEVDMTNQKCKRTISLERPVDSIQVAAQQKTYLCCLSRKGYLDIYDLQKGTKIGSMEELGEGALLLLSYCS, from the coding sequence GTGAGCTTATTCTTAATTTCTAAAACAAAAGAGAAAGGAATCGTTATAGAAAACTTCAAGACTCTTTCTCTTCCCCCGCTTACTCCCTACCAGCTATTTACCGTGGCCAACCACAAGGCTTTCTTTATCGATGTTCAAAGCCAGCAGGTTCTAGGCATGATCGACTTGGGTTACCTTGGGAATATCGTTCTTTCACCAGGCGGTCAATTCGTCTATGCCGTAGAGAGTTTTTATAGCCGAGGCACGCGAGGGAAAAGGACAGATGTGATTACCCTCTACGACGGGAAAAATCTATCGGTTGTCGGAGAAATCATCATTCCTCCGAAACGTTTTCTTTGCGTTATCAAGAAGAACACCCAGGCTTTGAGCGGAGAGGGCCGTTTCCTTCTTGTCTGCAACATTACTCCGGCCAGTTCCATAACGGTAGTTGATCTGCATCAAAGAAAGTTCTTAAGAGAGATTCCTACTCCCGGCTACGTTTTACTCTATCCCTACGAAAAGAGAAGGTTCATCATGATCGGCCGTGATGGGAGTCTCTTGGTCTTCTCCATTGACGATGAAGGGCATCTTGAGCAGCGTCGCAGGTTTCCAGCCGGATTCTCGATGAACGATCCGTTGTTCGAACATGGCCTTTATCTCAGAAAGACCAACCAATACGTCTTTATCTCCTATGAAGGCCTGCTCAATTTCCTACAGCTCGAAGGCCCGGCGGTCCAATGGGGGAAAAAAGAAGATATCTCCCAAGGAAGCGGATGGAGACCGTGCGGTTGGCAACTTCTCAGTTGCGATCCCCTGGAAAAAAACCTCTATATTCTCATGCATAAGGCAGGCAAAGAGGGGCATAAAGATAGCGCCGAGGCGGTTTGGGAAGTGGACATGACGAATCAAAAATGCAAAAGAACGATTTCCTTGGAAAGACCGGTCGATTCGATACAGGTCGCAGCCCAACAAAAAACTTATCTTTGTTGCCTGAGTCGAAAAGGTTATCTTGATATCTATGATCTTCAAAAGGGCACAAAGATCGGATCCATGGAAGAACTTGGAGAAGGGGCTCTTCTTCTTTTAAGTTACTGCTCTTAA
- a CDS encoding MauE/DoxX family redox-associated membrane protein, translating to MVDPLIHDTIVYFLAALFFYSGLQKWIHHRYFILSLAGYRLFPGKLVLILSFLIPLSEWAASLCLFFPGGQTYGLILALGLLGVFSLVIFIKLLQGEEPADCGCFGPGLKLELSWILLLRNLVLLGMSALSLCPQSHRPLTFWDQLFSPWITFVFCLTFAAWNRILSNNSLPLLKKKNLYE from the coding sequence ATGGTCGATCCTCTGATCCATGATACAATCGTTTATTTTCTTGCCGCCCTTTTTTTTTATTCCGGGCTGCAAAAATGGATCCATCATCGTTACTTTATTTTATCCCTCGCAGGCTACCGTCTTTTCCCTGGGAAGCTCGTTTTGATTCTCTCCTTTCTGATTCCCTTGAGCGAATGGGCAGCCTCCCTATGCTTATTCTTTCCTGGGGGGCAAACCTACGGTCTTATCCTGGCGCTTGGCCTCCTTGGAGTTTTTTCCCTTGTAATATTCATCAAGCTTCTCCAGGGTGAAGAACCGGCCGATTGCGGCTGTTTTGGTCCGGGGTTAAAACTGGAACTATCCTGGATTCTTCTTTTGAGAAACTTGGTCTTGCTTGGGATGTCGGCTCTCTCGCTCTGTCCCCAGTCTCACCGGCCCTTGACCTTTTGGGATCAACTCTTTTCTCCATGGATAACTTTCGTTTTTTGCCTTACCTTTGCCGCCTGGAATCGGATTCTCAGCAACAACTCTCTTCCCTTGTTGAAAAAAAAGAACCTTTATGAATGA
- a CDS encoding thioredoxin fold domain-containing protein, with amino-acid sequence MNELLVLLLALAWIMIGFLALGLFALARQIGILHERISPLGVLPFQGGIKVGEKTKPFELKDIDEGRSPVRIGGEHPLKKDSLVLFISPRCPLCKKLLPGISTLSRSLNDIELIFASDGEDRSEHEKIRNLKYVSPFPYVVSRELGVFFGVASLPYAVYINAEGKVMAKGLVNSIEQLEGLIEHGRSPKNERGRWPDSTLSREG; translated from the coding sequence ATGAATGAACTGCTTGTCTTGCTGCTTGCCCTGGCCTGGATCATGATCGGTTTTCTTGCCCTCGGCCTTTTTGCCCTGGCACGGCAAATCGGTATCCTTCACGAAAGGATCAGCCCTCTTGGAGTCCTCCCCTTTCAGGGAGGAATAAAAGTAGGGGAAAAAACCAAGCCTTTTGAGTTAAAAGACATTGACGAGGGCAGGTCTCCCGTTCGAATAGGTGGGGAGCATCCCCTCAAAAAAGACAGCCTTGTCTTGTTTATCTCTCCGCGCTGTCCCTTATGCAAAAAGCTTCTGCCCGGCATCTCCACTTTAAGCCGTTCATTGAACGACATCGAGCTTATCTTTGCCAGTGACGGAGAAGACAGGTCCGAGCATGAGAAAATAAGGAATTTAAAATATGTATCTCCTTTCCCTTATGTCGTTTCCCGGGAGCTTGGCGTTTTCTTTGGAGTAGCCTCGCTTCCCTATGCCGTTTATATTAATGCCGAAGGCAAGGTTATGGCCAAGGGGCTTGTCAATAGCATCGAACAGCTTGAAGGATTAATCGAGCATGGGCGAAGCCCGAAGAATGAACGGGGAAGGTGGCCTGATTCAACCTTGAGTCGAGAAGGCTAA